One segment of Gammaproteobacteria bacterium DNA contains the following:
- the rpoD gene encoding RNA polymerase sigma factor RpoD has protein sequence MNSQQQSQIKLLIAKGKEQGYLTYREVNDHLPDEIVDPEQIEDIINMINDMGIPVHEVAPDADAMLMSDQAVTDEDAAEEAAAALASVDSEFGRTTDPVRMYMREMGTVELLTREGEIKLAKRIEEGLRQVLSALGAYPRTIAAFLEEYQRIDNEELRLTDLITGFIDPNEETAEVPSQSTSVMINANNSASAKSDASDDEDGDGDGDDAEAEIDTGPDPEEARERVGKLAALHEKYTKAAAKHGNGHKKCRDLNTQIGEQFLEFKLAPRFVVQMVTELREIVDRIRAEERSIMSICVRDARMPKKEFVSSFPENETNLDWVNGFIEKGESYSTKLKELAQDILDRQAVLADVEAESTMPIFMLKEINRNMSIGEAKARRAKKEMVEANLRLVIAIAKKYTNRGLQFLDLIQEGNIGLMKAVDKFEYRRGYKFSTYATWWIRQAITRSIADQARTIRIPVHMIETINKLNRVSRQMLQEMGREATPEELAERMEMPEDKIRKVLKIAKEPISMETPIGDDEDSHLGDFIEDQNMVAPGDSATFEGLRESTTRILESLTAREAKVLRMRFGIDMNTDHTLEEVGKQFDVTRERIRQIEAKALRKLRHPSRSEQLRSFLE, from the coding sequence ATGAATTCACAACAGCAGTCGCAGATCAAACTTTTAATCGCAAAAGGTAAAGAACAAGGTTATCTGACGTATCGAGAGGTGAATGATCACCTTCCGGATGAAATTGTTGATCCGGAGCAAATCGAAGACATCATCAATATGATTAACGACATGGGTATCCCGGTGCATGAAGTCGCGCCCGATGCCGATGCGATGTTGATGTCTGATCAGGCGGTAACCGATGAAGACGCGGCTGAAGAAGCCGCAGCCGCACTGGCCTCTGTCGATAGTGAGTTTGGTCGAACCACCGATCCTGTGCGTATGTATATGCGCGAAATGGGAACGGTAGAGTTATTGACTCGCGAAGGCGAGATCAAACTGGCCAAGCGTATCGAAGAGGGTTTACGTCAAGTTCTGTCCGCACTTGGTGCATATCCGCGCACAATTGCGGCATTTCTCGAAGAATACCAGCGTATTGATAATGAAGAACTTCGCCTGACAGATCTCATTACAGGATTTATTGATCCCAATGAGGAGACTGCCGAGGTTCCATCCCAGTCCACTAGCGTCATGATTAATGCAAATAATTCTGCTAGCGCCAAAAGTGATGCGTCAGACGACGAAGATGGGGACGGGGATGGGGATGATGCTGAAGCTGAGATTGATACCGGGCCAGATCCGGAAGAAGCGCGTGAGCGTGTCGGCAAGTTGGCCGCATTGCACGAGAAATATACCAAGGCGGCAGCTAAGCATGGCAACGGTCACAAGAAATGTCGTGATCTGAACACTCAGATCGGCGAACAGTTTCTGGAATTCAAACTAGCGCCACGTTTTGTCGTGCAGATGGTGACTGAGCTGCGCGAGATTGTAGACAGAATACGTGCGGAAGAACGCAGCATTATGTCTATATGCGTCAGAGACGCGCGTATGCCGAAGAAGGAATTCGTTTCCAGCTTCCCCGAAAACGAAACCAACCTGGATTGGGTGAATGGTTTTATCGAGAAGGGCGAGAGCTATTCTACAAAATTGAAAGAACTGGCTCAGGATATTCTTGATCGTCAGGCTGTGCTGGCTGACGTTGAAGCTGAAAGCACCATGCCTATCTTCATGCTCAAGGAGATCAATCGCAATATGTCGATTGGTGAAGCCAAGGCACGTCGCGCCAAGAAGGAAATGGTCGAGGCCAACCTACGTCTGGTAATCGCGATTGCTAAAAAATACACCAACCGTGGTTTGCAGTTCCTTGATCTGATTCAGGAAGGCAATATCGGTCTGATGAAGGCGGTCGACAAGTTCGAATATCGTCGTGGTTACAAATTCTCGACCTATGCGACATGGTGGATACGTCAGGCAATTACCCGTTCTATTGCCGACCAGGCACGTACGATTCGTATACCGGTACACATGATTGAGACGATTAATAAGCTCAATCGCGTATCACGTCAGATGCTGCAGGAAATGGGTCGTGAGGCTACGCCTGAGGAATTGGCAGAGCGCATGGAAATGCCGGAAGACAAAATACGCAAGGTTCTGAAGATTGCCAAAGAGCCTATCTCCATGGAGACGCCGATTGGTGACGATGAAGATTCGCATCTTGGGGACTTTATCGAAGACCAGAATATGGTCGCACCAGGTGACTCAGCGACTTTCGAAGGTCTGCGTGAATCTACTACGCGCATACTCGAAAGCCTGACTGCAAGAGAAGCCAAGGTGTTGCGCATGCGTTTCGGTATCGATATGAATACCGACCATACTTTGGAAGAAGTTGGTAAGCAGTTTGATGTTACTCGTGAGCGTATTCGTCAGATTGAAGCCAAGGCATTGCGCAAGCTGCGTCATCCTTCGCGTTCGGAGCAGCTACGTAGCTTTCTTGAATAA
- the dnaG gene encoding DNA primase, with protein MSGRIPQQFIDDLLARVDIVAIIDSRVPLKKAGREYKACCPFHQEKTPSFTVSQQKQFYHCFGCGVHGSAIGFLMDYDRMSFVEAIEELASQLGVDVPYEGGEKSAPVRNREQSQNLYELMEQVSRYYQKQLRSHPEKARAVDYLRQRGLSGETARAFELGYAPSGWNSLLAAFGDSEYLRLSLQTAGMLIEKERSNNSYDRFRDRIMFPIRDRRGRVIAFGGRVIDQGEPKYLNSPETPIFHKGRELYGLYQARQANRELGAVVVVEGYMDVVALAQHGVTNAVATLGTAITEHHIQELVRHTDEVIFCFDGDRAGKQAAWRALEASLEAVDGKTLFKFMFLPEGEDPDSLVRSSGKESFEKYLRNALPLSEFFYESLLLKADIRKLDGKARLLNLAKPYVLKLKDEGYRRLLVERLADGASLSGEEVMRQYGLATGARLAPRQSPATFTRGQQQVGSVARRAITLLIQHPALAEKVKRPQDIASLQVPGTLLLHELLEFLRDSPQINTAALLERWRGRDEFGQLAKLAAEELPLPPEGLGPEFLDTLKQLEQQGLEVQLDQLLKKSQYTELTSEEKRSLRELLATRVTVPQA; from the coding sequence ATGTCTGGCAGGATTCCCCAGCAATTTATCGATGATCTCCTTGCGCGCGTCGACATCGTCGCCATTATTGATTCGCGCGTTCCATTAAAAAAAGCAGGCCGTGAGTACAAGGCTTGTTGTCCTTTTCACCAGGAAAAAACCCCGTCATTTACAGTTAGCCAGCAAAAGCAGTTTTATCATTGTTTCGGATGCGGCGTTCATGGATCCGCCATTGGTTTTCTTATGGACTACGATCGCATGAGTTTTGTCGAGGCGATTGAAGAGTTGGCGTCGCAACTGGGCGTTGATGTTCCCTATGAGGGTGGTGAAAAATCTGCTCCTGTCCGTAATCGCGAACAGAGCCAGAATCTCTACGAGCTGATGGAGCAGGTTAGTCGTTATTACCAGAAGCAGTTGCGTTCTCATCCCGAAAAGGCGCGGGCAGTCGATTACCTTCGGCAGCGGGGTCTGAGCGGTGAAACCGCCAGGGCATTTGAATTAGGCTATGCCCCTTCTGGCTGGAATAGTCTGTTAGCCGCGTTTGGTGATAGTGAATACCTGCGTTTGAGTTTGCAGACGGCAGGCATGCTGATCGAAAAGGAGCGTAGTAATAATAGCTATGACCGCTTTCGTGATCGTATTATGTTTCCAATACGCGATCGGCGTGGTCGGGTGATTGCCTTCGGTGGTCGTGTAATCGATCAGGGTGAGCCCAAATATCTCAACTCGCCAGAGACGCCGATCTTTCATAAGGGGCGCGAGCTTTACGGGCTCTATCAGGCGCGTCAGGCCAACCGGGAGTTAGGTGCGGTTGTGGTGGTCGAAGGCTATATGGATGTTGTAGCGCTGGCGCAGCATGGCGTGACCAACGCAGTGGCCACTCTGGGAACGGCGATAACGGAACACCACATACAGGAGCTGGTCAGACATACAGATGAAGTGATTTTTTGCTTCGATGGCGACCGAGCGGGCAAGCAAGCGGCTTGGAGGGCGCTGGAGGCGTCACTGGAAGCGGTCGATGGAAAAACCCTGTTTAAATTCATGTTCTTGCCGGAAGGCGAAGATCCGGACAGTTTAGTCAGGTCATCGGGCAAGGAAAGCTTTGAAAAATATTTGCGCAACGCTTTACCGCTTTCTGAATTTTTCTATGAAAGTCTATTGCTTAAAGCCGATATACGAAAACTAGACGGCAAAGCACGTCTTTTGAATCTGGCTAAGCCATATGTGCTTAAACTCAAGGACGAAGGGTATAGGCGGCTGTTGGTAGAACGACTGGCGGATGGCGCAAGTCTCTCTGGTGAAGAAGTGATGCGGCAGTATGGTTTGGCGACAGGGGCCAGACTTGCGCCTCGGCAATCCCCTGCTACATTTACTAGGGGACAGCAACAGGTCGGCAGTGTCGCGCGTAGGGCGATCACCTTGCTGATACAACACCCAGCGTTGGCTGAAAAGGTCAAAAGACCTCAGGATATTGCCTCGTTGCAGGTTCCGGGTACATTGTTATTACATGAATTACTTGAATTTTTGAGAGACAGCCCCCAAATCAACACGGCCGCTTTGTTGGAGCGTTGGAGAGGCCGAGATGAATTTGGGCAGTTGGCAAAACTGGCGGCAGAGGAGTTGCCGTTACCACCTGAGGGATTAGGTCCGGAGTTTCTGGACACACTGAAACAACTAGAACAACAAGGATTGGAAGTACAGTTGGATCAATTGCTCAAGAAATCCCAATACACGGAATTGACGTCTGAGGAGAAGAGATCGCTGCGTGAGTTACTGGCTACGCGAGTCACGGTACCGCAGGCGTGA
- a CDS encoding GatB/YqeY domain-containing protein, producing MSQSLKERLQDAVKDAMRSKEKERLAVIRLVMAAIKQREVDERIELDDEQVLAVLDKMVKQRRESVAQFEVAGRDDLVQKENQEITVIQEFMPEPLSEQEIEQLIKDAIAQTGAAGMKDMGKVMGSLQGKMKGRADMGAVSARIKSLLTA from the coding sequence ATGAGCCAGTCGCTGAAGGAGCGTCTGCAAGACGCCGTCAAGGATGCAATGCGCAGCAAGGAAAAAGAACGCCTTGCAGTGATCCGTCTGGTTATGGCGGCAATCAAGCAACGGGAAGTGGATGAACGCATCGAGCTTGATGACGAGCAGGTGCTGGCGGTGCTGGATAAGATGGTTAAACAGCGTCGCGAATCCGTTGCCCAATTCGAAGTTGCCGGTCGTGATGACCTGGTTCAGAAAGAGAACCAGGAAATTACTGTCATACAGGAGTTCATGCCTGAGCCTTTATCCGAGCAGGAAATCGAGCAACTCATCAAGGATGCAATTGCTCAAACCGGCGCCGCTGGCATGAAAGATATGGGCAAGGTCATGGGTAGCCTGCAGGGCAAGATGAAAGGTCGAGCCGATATGGGTGCAGTAAGCGCTCGCATCAAATCACTGTTAACTGCCTAA
- the rpsU gene encoding 30S ribosomal protein S21: protein MPSVKVRENEPFDIALRRFKRSCEKAGVLSEVRRREFYEKPTQVRKRKQAAAVKRQLKKNARDNAMRTRTGRGSRRVVGSTTTTR, encoded by the coding sequence ATGCCATCAGTAAAAGTTAGAGAAAACGAACCATTCGATATCGCTCTGCGTCGTTTCAAGCGTTCTTGTGAAAAGGCGGGTGTACTGTCTGAAGTACGTCGCCGTGAATTCTACGAGAAGCCAACCCAGGTACGTAAGCGCAAGCAAGCAGCAGCCGTTAAGCGTCAGCTGAAGAAAAATGCACGTGACAACGCCATGCGTACACGCACCGGTCGCGGCTCGCGCCGAGTCGTAGGCAGTACCACTACTACTCGATAA
- the tsaD gene encoding tRNA (adenosine(37)-N6)-threonylcarbamoyltransferase complex transferase subunit TsaD, whose protein sequence is MLVLGIESSCDETGIALYDSEQGLIGHRIHSQIALHADYGGVVPELASRDHVRKALPLIHSLLQDCGVDAKQINGIAYTSGPGLAGALLVGAALGRSLAWAWDIPAVAVHHMEGHLLAPLLEKPDIAFPFNALLVSGGHTMLLLAKKLGDYELLGESLDDAVGEAFDKVAKMLDLGYPGGPNVAKLAEQGDPKRFRFPRPMTNRPGLDFSFSGLKTFALNTYYENKDSPNIKADICRAFEDAVVDTMVIKCRRVIEQTGVKQLVVAGGVSANKRLRERLQQFGDQYGGAVYFPSMEFSTDNGAMIAYAGFLRLKAGCREPLAFSAKPRWDLSSLEAI, encoded by the coding sequence ATGCTGGTACTCGGTATCGAAAGCTCGTGTGACGAGACAGGAATCGCCCTCTACGATAGTGAACAGGGACTGATCGGGCACCGAATTCATAGTCAAATCGCGCTACACGCCGATTATGGTGGAGTGGTCCCTGAACTGGCTTCTCGAGATCACGTTCGCAAGGCCTTGCCGCTCATACACTCACTACTACAAGACTGTGGCGTTGACGCCAAACAAATCAACGGCATAGCTTATACCAGCGGCCCGGGCCTTGCCGGGGCGCTACTGGTTGGCGCAGCCTTGGGTCGGAGTCTCGCCTGGGCCTGGGATATTCCCGCTGTCGCCGTCCACCATATGGAGGGGCACCTGCTCGCGCCCTTACTCGAAAAACCGGATATTGCCTTTCCCTTTAATGCGCTACTGGTGTCAGGCGGCCATACCATGTTGCTACTCGCCAAGAAGCTGGGCGACTACGAATTACTTGGTGAATCCCTTGATGACGCCGTCGGCGAGGCCTTCGATAAAGTCGCCAAGATGCTCGACCTCGGTTATCCCGGCGGACCGAATGTCGCCAAGCTAGCCGAGCAGGGAGATCCAAAACGCTTTCGCTTTCCCCGGCCTATGACTAATCGCCCTGGCCTGGATTTTAGTTTCAGCGGGCTCAAAACCTTTGCCCTCAACACCTATTACGAAAACAAAGATAGTCCCAACATCAAGGCCGATATCTGTAGAGCCTTCGAGGATGCTGTGGTCGACACCATGGTCATCAAGTGTCGACGAGTCATCGAACAGACTGGGGTAAAGCAACTTGTAGTTGCCGGCGGCGTCAGCGCCAACAAGCGACTGCGGGAGCGATTACAACAATTTGGCGATCAATATGGCGGTGCGGTGTATTTTCCATCCATGGAATTCAGCACGGATAATGGCGCAATGATAGCGTACGCCGGGTTTCTCCGCTTGAAGGCCGGTTGCAGGGAGCCATTAGCCTTCAGCGCAAAACCTCGTTGGGATTTGTCTAGCCTGGAGGCAATCTAA
- a CDS encoding HD domain-containing protein has translation MITQLPRYVTRKKTASRGSTTSNSTRSRFSQLPDLRDRLIDTHEDYSHYQRQAQKDRIIARKNKRASFEQRLKNARFLIRHAQQSMHNILVRISQGSDIPIDHLYVLVKKIIKHLDSNEDTLLLLCRDKRKDEYVFMRSVSFCIITLSFCRSLGYSESDLLHIGVGALLHDAGKMWIPNSLLNKSGRLTLGEFNKIQEHIKFSELILYRLHISSPLTRQIALQHHERTDGSGYPEGLDQNQISTLGKIAAITDVYDAITSDRCYRPASEPLNALQYLHNRGRDKFDRELVQRFIRHIGIYPYGSLVKLSNGIIGIVVGKGREELRPAIIAVYDDNTSRPIPESRIYLDEFPSLHIVDTLNQNQVPFNPQRYLL, from the coding sequence ATGATTACGCAGTTACCTCGTTATGTTACGCGCAAGAAAACCGCCTCTCGGGGCTCGACCACCTCCAATTCAACCAGAAGTCGTTTCTCTCAACTACCTGACCTCAGAGATCGCCTGATTGATACGCACGAGGACTATTCACACTATCAGCGACAGGCGCAAAAAGACCGTATCATCGCGCGAAAGAACAAACGCGCTTCATTTGAGCAGCGACTGAAAAACGCTCGCTTTCTTATTCGACATGCACAACAAAGCATGCACAATATTCTTGTGCGAATTTCACAAGGAAGCGACATCCCAATAGATCATTTATATGTATTGGTCAAGAAGATCATCAAGCACCTCGATTCCAATGAAGATACCCTGTTGCTACTGTGCCGTGACAAAAGAAAAGATGAATATGTGTTTATGCGCAGTGTCAGTTTTTGCATTATCACGCTGAGTTTTTGCAGATCCCTAGGATATTCCGAATCGGACCTGCTACACATTGGCGTTGGCGCTCTTTTACATGATGCGGGGAAAATGTGGATACCGAATAGCTTACTCAACAAGAGCGGTCGCCTGACGCTAGGTGAATTTAATAAGATACAGGAGCACATTAAATTCTCCGAACTCATCCTGTATCGCCTTCACATCAGCAGCCCCCTCACACGGCAAATCGCCCTGCAACATCACGAACGCACAGATGGCAGCGGCTATCCTGAGGGATTGGATCAGAATCAAATTTCGACCCTAGGCAAAATCGCCGCAATAACCGACGTCTATGACGCCATTACCTCGGATCGCTGTTATCGCCCGGCATCTGAACCTTTAAACGCCTTGCAGTATCTACACAACCGCGGGCGAGACAAATTTGATCGCGAACTGGTGCAACGCTTTATTCGCCATATCGGCATTTACCCCTATGGGTCTTTGGTCAAACTCAGTAATGGCATTATCGGCATTGTTGTTGGCAAAGGCCGCGAGGAATTACGCCCTGCGATCATCGCCGTTTATGATGACAACACTTCGCGCCCCATCCCCGAGAGCCGCATCTATCTGGATGAATTCCCTTCACTACACATAGTCGATACGCTTAACCAGAACCAGGTGCCGTTTAATCCTCAACGCTATTTATTGTGA